Proteins encoded in a region of the Deefgea piscis genome:
- the ctaD gene encoding cytochrome c oxidase subunit I has product MTTATEHLNHGHDAMDHGWRRWLYATNHKDIGTLYLFFALAMFFVGGFMALCIRAELFQPGLQYWQPEFFNQLTTLHGIIMVFGAIMPAFTGLANWMLPLMLGAPDMAFARMNNWSFWLLPPAAALLLISLLVPGGAAGGGWTLYPPLSIQSGMGMDLAIFSIHLLGLSSIMGSINIITTVLNMRAPGMPLLKMPLFAWTSLVTAYLLIAVAPVLAGAVTMLLTDRHFGTHFFKAAGGGDPVLFQHIFWFFGHPEVYIMALPAFGIVSQIIPVFARKPLFGYVSMVYATCSIAILSFMVWGHHMFAVGMPATAQLFFMFLTMLIAVPTGVKVFNWIATMWQSSMTFETPMLFAIGFVCLFTVGGFSGLILSIAPVDTQMQDTYYVVAHFHYVLVAGALFSLFAAAYYWLPKWTGFMYHEGRGKFHFWWSMLWFNVTFFPMHFLGLAGMPRRIPDYALQFTDFNAIASVGAICFGLGQVFFLFNVIHTIRGGVGPAPSRPWEGGNTLEWEVPSPAPHHTWETPPDLATVQRGLRAQGLEND; this is encoded by the coding sequence ATGACGACAGCAACTGAGCATTTAAATCATGGCCACGACGCGATGGATCACGGCTGGCGGCGCTGGTTGTATGCCACCAATCATAAAGACATTGGCACGCTGTATTTGTTTTTTGCTTTAGCGATGTTTTTTGTCGGTGGCTTTATGGCTTTGTGTATTCGGGCGGAATTATTTCAGCCGGGATTGCAGTATTGGCAGCCTGAGTTTTTTAATCAATTGACCACATTACACGGCATTATCATGGTTTTTGGCGCGATTATGCCGGCATTTACCGGCTTGGCCAATTGGATGCTGCCTTTAATGCTCGGCGCGCCAGATATGGCCTTTGCGCGGATGAATAACTGGAGTTTTTGGTTATTACCTCCCGCAGCCGCGTTGTTGCTGATTTCTTTATTGGTGCCCGGCGGGGCCGCTGGCGGCGGCTGGACTTTATATCCGCCGCTATCGATTCAAAGTGGCATGGGCATGGATTTGGCGATTTTTAGCATTCATTTGCTCGGTTTATCGTCGATTATGGGCTCGATTAATATTATTACGACGGTTTTAAATATGCGCGCACCGGGAATGCCGCTATTGAAAATGCCTTTGTTTGCTTGGACGTCATTGGTGACTGCGTATTTATTAATTGCAGTCGCACCGGTTTTGGCGGGGGCGGTCACGATGTTGTTGACCGATCGGCATTTTGGCACGCATTTCTTTAAAGCTGCGGGGGGCGGCGACCCGGTGCTGTTTCAGCATATTTTCTGGTTTTTTGGCCATCCCGAGGTGTACATCATGGCGCTGCCAGCGTTTGGGATTGTCAGCCAAATCATCCCCGTATTCGCACGAAAACCTTTGTTTGGCTACGTTTCAATGGTCTATGCCACCTGCTCGATTGCGATTCTGTCGTTTATGGTGTGGGGGCATCATATGTTTGCCGTCGGTATGCCGGCCACTGCACAACTATTTTTTATGTTTTTAACCATGCTGATTGCGGTGCCGACTGGGGTCAAAGTCTTTAACTGGATTGCGACAATGTGGCAATCCAGTATGACGTTTGAAACGCCAATGTTGTTTGCGATTGGTTTTGTTTGCTTGTTTACCGTGGGTGGCTTTTCTGGATTGATTTTGTCGATTGCGCCGGTTGATACGCAAATGCAAGACACCTATTATGTTGTCGCGCATTTTCACTATGTATTGGTCGCTGGTGCTCTATTTAGCTTGTTTGCAGCCGCATACTACTGGTTGCCGAAATGGACTGGCTTTATGTACCACGAGGGACGGGGCAAGTTTCATTTTTGGTGGTCGATGCTGTGGTTTAACGTGACGTTTTTCCCTATGCATTTTTTGGGGCTCGCTGGCATGCCACGGCGAATTCCAGATTATGCGCTGCAATTTACCGACTTTAATGCCATCGCCAGCGTGGGGGCGATCTGTTTTGGTCTCGGTCAGGTGTTCTTTTTATTCAATGTGATTCACACCATTCGCGGCGGTGTTGGCCCCGCGCCGAGTCGGCCATGGGAAGGCGGCAATACCTTGGAGTGGGAAGTGCCTTCGCCCGCGCCACACCATACGTGGGAAACACCGCCGGATTTAGCCACCGTGCAGCGCGGTTTACGCGCGCAAGGTTTGGAGAACGATTGA